Proteins encoded by one window of Microplitis demolitor isolate Queensland-Clemson2020A chromosome 6, iyMicDemo2.1a, whole genome shotgun sequence:
- the LOC103573587 gene encoding RING finger and SPRY domain-containing protein 1, protein MGACLCKDCPDDQDNGSNENNDETTVPSNDSHAGGDSSPGFKFPTSANIDKLVLETLGVIGSLVDNEQEPPPSMLKLHAIADKEEGWLQVASSMVNVIPMHSPLGPSVITLLLDDCPLPSKETVLKLSHMFQVSQKTGKVQTSITQQRNICVVLGCIAEKLAGPSSIALLSKATLDYLVLNLREDVEPYVVLYSLIALEKFAQTSENKVTIQRRLMEEKEHPLLALEKWANETHYVRRQVGFSAQWCLDNLFLIEGRKYSHDTVDLTGINVMLNTKDVSEYLKISPNGLEARCDVYSFESVRCTFQVDSGVWYYETLIMTTGVMQIGWATKNSSFLNHEGYGIGDDAYSLSCDGCRRLIWHNARSEKYHDRAPWKAGDVLGCLLDLNKLEIIFYTNGVPLKPCVQVFKTARTGFFAAASFMSFQQCLFNFGNVPFKYPPTDREFKKFNDYATLRPEDKVVLPRHIFLNQLRKLSVREDSCTLCYDQKASVRLLPCEHRGFCQTCPMQLVECPMCRATIEEVAVELDSV, encoded by the exons ATGGGAGCTTGCTTGTGCAAAGACTGTCCGGATGATCAAGACAATGGGAGCAATGAAAATAACGATGAGACCACGGTGCCGAGCAATGACAGTCATGCTGGTGGTGACTCATCGCCTGGTTTTAAGTTTCCGACCTCTGCTAATATAGACAAACTGGTCCTAGAGACTCTGGGTGTCATTGGTAGTCTTGTTGATAA TGAACAAGAGCCGCCTCCTTCTATGCTTAAGCTGCATGCGATCGCTGATAAAGAGGAAGGATGGCTTCAAGTTGCCAGTTCGATGGTAAATGTCATCCCGATGCACAGTCCGTTAGGTCCATCTGTCATAACTTTACTTCTTGATGATTGTCCATTGCCGTCTAag GAAACTGTATTGAAGTTGTCTCACATGTTTCAAGTGTCACAAAAGACTGGAAAAGTACAAACGAGTATAACGCAGCAGAGAAATATTTGTGTCGTACTCGGTTGTATTGCCGAAAAATTAGCAGGACCTAGTAGTATAGCCTTATTATCAAAAGCAACTTTAGACTACCTCGTATTAAATCTT AGAGAAGATGTTGAACCATATGTGGTACTATACTCATTAATAGCACTGGAAAAATTCGCTCAGACCAGTGAAAATAAAGTAACTATTCAAAGGAGACTTATGGAGGAAAAAGAACACCCCTTATTAGCTTTAGAAAAATGGGCTAATGAAACTCATTATGTACGACGTCAAGTTGGTTTTTCTGCTCAGTGGTGTTTggataatttat ttttgatAGAAGGTAGAAAATATTCTCATGATACTGTTGACTTGACTGGTATTAATGTGATGTTAAATACAAAGGATGTAAGTGAGTACCTGAAGATATCACCAAATGGTTTAGAAGCGCGCTGTGATGTCTATTCATTTGAAAGTGTCCGTTGTACATTTCAAGTTGATTCTGGAGTTTGGTATTACGAAACTCTTATTATGACCACTGGTGTTATGCAAATAGGATGGGCTACTAAAAatagtagttttttaaatcac gaAGGATACGGTATCGGTGACGATGCCTACTCATTGTCATGTGACGGTTGCCGCCGACTAATTTGGCACAACGCGCGCAGTGAAAAATACCACGACCGCGCGCCTTGGAAAGCTGGAGACGTCCTCGGTTGTCTTctcgatttaaataaactagaaataatattttataccaATGGTGTTCCTTTGAAACCATGCGTCCAAGTATTCAAAACCGCAAGAACAGGATTTTTTGCCGCCGCCAGTTTCATGTCTTTCCAACAGTGTCTATTTAACTTCGGCAATGTGCCTTTCAAGTATCCACCGACCGACagggagtttaaaaaattcaatgattaCGCGACATTGAGACCTGAAGATAAAGTCGTACTCCCACGgcatatttttcttaatcagttGAGAAAATTGAGCGTTCGTGAAGACTCGTGTACCTTGTGTTATGATCAAAAAGCATCAGTCAGGTTACTGCCTTGTGAACACcg agGATTTTGTCAAACATGTCCAATGCAACTTGTCGAGTGTCCAATGTGCAGAGCAACAATTGAAGAAGTTGCCGTCGAACTGGACAGTGTGTGA